The Cellulomonas sp. S1-8 genomic sequence CGCTCGACCGCCGCGGTCAGCACCCGCAGGTCGGCGCGCCGCCCCACGACGACGACGGGTGCCTCCGCGCTGCGCAGCGACGCCGGCGGCGGACCCGGCGGCAGACGTCCGCGCGCGTCGACGACCAGCACCACCCCCGCCTCGTGGTCCTGCCGGACCTCGTCGTCGAGCAGCTCCCAGTGCTCCGTGCGCACCGCTCTCCAGCCCGTCGCCGCGAGCGCCGGTGCGAGCGCCGCACCCAGCACGACGTGCTCGGACACCACCACGACCGTTCTCGACCGGGCACGCGGTCCCCCCCTGCGTGTCACCCTGCGAACGTCTCGCGCTCCCCGGTCGATCCGTCCGAGGCGCGGCGCGGGAGCCGGCAGGGCCGTCCCCTCCTAGGCTGGTGCCATGGCCCGGTACCTCGACGTGCACCCCACGGACCCGCAGCCCCGGTCGATCGCGCAGGTCGTGGCGATGCTGCGCGACGACGCCGTCATCGCCTACCCGACCGACTCGATGTACGCGCTGGGGACGCGCCTGGAGAACCACGACGGGGCGGACCGCATCCGCCGCATCCGGCACCTCGACGACACCCACCACTTCACGCTGGTGTGCGCGGACTTCGCGCAGCTCGGGCAGCTCGTGCACCTCGACAACAGCGCGTTCCGTGCGATCAAGTCCGCGACGCCCGGGCCGTACACGTTCATCCTGCTGGCGACGCCCGAGGTGCCGCGGCGCCTCGCGCACGCGAAGAAGCGGTCCGTGGGCGTGCGCATCCCCGACGACCCGGTGGCCCTCGCGATCCTGCGGGAGCTGGGCGAGCCGCTGCTGTCGTCGTCGCTGCTGATGCCGGGCCACGACTGGCCGATGACGGAGGGCTGGCAGATCAAGGAGGAGCTCGACGACGTGCTCGACGCGGTCGTGGACGCGGGCGACCGCGGCACCGAGCCGACGACGGTCGTCGACTGGACGTCCGGTGCGCCGGAGGTCGTCCGCGTGGGCGCGGGCGACCCGTCACGGTTCTGACGCGGGAGGCGTGGTGACCCGGTCCGCGTCAGGACGCGCGTGGTGACCCCGGGCGGCGGCGCGGCACCCGGGCCCACGTCCCCCGCGGGCGTCGCGGCCGCGGCCACCGCCGCCCCCGACCTGGCGACCCTCGACCACGCGGTGACGACGTGCCGCGCGTGCCCGCGGCTCGTCGCGTGGCGCGAGGCGGTGGCGGCCGACCCACCGGCGCGGTACCGCGGGCAGACGTACTGGGCGCGCCCCGTCCCCGGGTTCGGTGACCCGCGGGCGCGCGTCGTCGTCGTCGGGCTGGCGCCCGCCGCGCACGGCGCCAACCGGACGGGCCGGATGTTCACGGGCGACCGGTCCGGGGACTTCCTGTTCGCAGGCCTGCACCGCGCGGGCCTGGCGTCGCAGCCCACGTCGACGGCCGCGGACGACGGCCTGACGCTGCACGACGTGCGCGTCACGGCACCCGTGCGCTGCGCTCCCCCCGCCAACGTCCCGACGCCCGACGAGCGCCGCACCTGCGGGCCGTGGCTGGCCCGCGAGCTCGCGCTCGTCGCGCCGCGGGTCGCGGTCGTGCTCGGCGGGTTCGGGTGGCAGGCGCTGCTGACGACGCTCGCCGAGCAGGGCTGGACGGTGCCGCGACCCCGCCCGGCCTTCGCGCACGGCGCCGAGGTGACGCTGCACCACGCGGCCCAGGCGCGGGATCTCACCCTCCTCGGGTGCTACCACGTGAGCCAGCAGAACACCTTCACGGGGCGGCTCACCCCCGCGATGCTCGATGCGGTGCTGCACCGCGCCCGGGAGGTCATCCCATGAGCGGACCCGGGTCCTCCTGAGGGGGGACCCGCCGCACGGCCCTCACGCTCTACGCTCGCGGCCGTGAACGTGCTGGTGACCGGAGGAGCCGGATACATCGGGGCGCACGTCGTCGACGCGCTGCTGCGCAGCGGCCGCGGCGTCGTGGTGGTCGACGACCTGTCGACGGGGCGCGCGGACCGGGTGCCCGGCCTGCCGCTCGTCCAGGTCGACCTCGCGACCCCCGGGTCGCCCGACGTGCTCGTCGAGACGATGGACACCTGGGACGTCACCGCCGTCGTGCACCTCGCCGGCCGCAAGAAGGTCGGCGAGTCGGTCGCGCGGCCCGCGTGGTACCACGAGCAGAACGTCGGCGGCACGGCGCACGTCCTGCGCGCGATGGCGTCCGCCGGCGTCCCGCACCTGGTGTTCTCGTCGTCCGCCGCCGTGTACGGCAGCCCCGCCGTGGCGCTCGTCGACGAGGACACGCCGACGCACCCCATCAGCCCCTACGGCGCGACCAAGCTCGCGTGCGAGGACCTCGCCGCGCGCGCCGTGACCGACGGCGTCGGGTCGTTCTCGCTGCGCTACTTCAACGTCGCCGGCGCCGGCTCGTGGTTGCTGCGCGACGACGAGGAGGCGAACCTCGTGACGACCGTGCTCGGCCGCCTGGCGCGGGGCGAGGCCCCGCAGGTCAACGGCGACGACTACCCGACGCCCGACGGCACGTGCGTGCGCGACCTGGTCGACGTGCGGGACGTCGCCGACGCGCACGTCGCTGCCCTGCGCGCGCTGGAGGGCGCGGCCACGCCCGCCGCGGAGGTCCTCAACGTGGGGACCGGGTCCGGGGTGTCGGTGCGCGAGGTCGTCGACCGGCTGTGCGCGCTCGACGGGCACGGCCTGCCGGTCGAGGTGCTGCCGCGGCGTGCCGGTGACCCCGCGACGGTCGTCGCCGCGGTGGGCCGCGCGCGCGACCGGCTGGGCTGGCAGGCGTCGTACGGCCTGGACGACGTGCTGCGCAGCGCCTGGTCGGCGGCCCGCGGCGAGCAGGCGGGCGCCGAGCAGGCGGGCGCCGAGCAGGCGGGCGCCGAGCAGGTCAGTCGTGCGCGCTGACCTGATCGGGCTCGGCGAGGGTGTCGGCGGCACCGAAGCGGGCGACCGTCAGCGCACCCCCCAGGACCAGCGCGAACGCGACGGCGGCCAGCACGCCGCGACCGGGCAGCGCGCGGTCGCCGACGAGCAGCAGCCCGAGCGCCGCGCCCAGGCACGTCTCGGTCGCGACGGTCGCCGCGGTCACGGGCACGACGGGGGCGCGCCGCAGCGCGAGCGCGGTCAGCGCGAGCGCCAGCACGCCGCCGAGGCCCCCGGCCCACAGCGCGGGGTCGAGCAGGAGCCGCGCGGGCCGGGACAGGTCGACGACGTGCGCGGCGAGCGCGAGCAGCGCGTACCCGCAGCCGGCGGCGACCGCGAGGACGAGGCCCGTGCGCGGCGACGGGGGGCGCGCGGCGACGCGCCACGCGACGACGCCCAGCATGAGCGCCGCGGCCAGCAGCCCGAGCGGCACCCCCGCCGCGGGCGCCGCCACGGGTGCGGGGGCGACGCTCAGGGCCAGGCCCACGAGCCCGACGCCCAGCGCGACCAGACCCCACGCGTCCCGTCGGCCGAACCGCGCACCGAGCACCAGGACCGCCAGGACCGCGGCCACGGCGAGCCCGGAGGCACGCCCGGCCTGCACGAGGAACAGCGGCAGGGTGCGCAGCGCCACGAACGACAGCCCGAACCCGAGGACCACCAGGGCCAGTGCCGCGAGGTACGCGGGCGACCCCAGCAGCCGACGCACCAGCGTCGCGCCGAGCCCCGCGTCGTGAGGCAGCCGCCGTGCGGCGACGGCCTGCAGCACGACCGCCGCCCCGGAGCACAGCGCGGCACCTCCCACGGCCAGCAGACCCGTCACCCGCAACCTCCGTCGTGTGGACCCGCGGCCACGATGTCACCCGGTCGGGGACCAACCTTCCGGGCCGCTGGGACGTCTCACCTTATGGGGGTCACGACCGCCGCCGGGCACACCCGGCACGAAGGGCAGGGGAACTGGTGGGAACGGTCATGACCAGGCAGGACACGCCACCGGAGGCGCCCGACCGGCGTGCGGGTCGGCGCGCGGCGTGGCGGTACGGGGGGGTGGTGGCGGCAGCCTTCACGGTCCTCGTGGTCGCGCTCTCGGTCGTCGTCGCGCTGTCGACGCG encodes the following:
- a CDS encoding L-threonylcarbamoyladenylate synthase — its product is MARYLDVHPTDPQPRSIAQVVAMLRDDAVIAYPTDSMYALGTRLENHDGADRIRRIRHLDDTHHFTLVCADFAQLGQLVHLDNSAFRAIKSATPGPYTFILLATPEVPRRLAHAKKRSVGVRIPDDPVALAILRELGEPLLSSSLLMPGHDWPMTEGWQIKEELDDVLDAVVDAGDRGTEPTTVVDWTSGAPEVVRVGAGDPSRF
- a CDS encoding uracil-DNA glycosylase — protein: MVTPGGGAAPGPTSPAGVAAAATAAPDLATLDHAVTTCRACPRLVAWREAVAADPPARYRGQTYWARPVPGFGDPRARVVVVGLAPAAHGANRTGRMFTGDRSGDFLFAGLHRAGLASQPTSTAADDGLTLHDVRVTAPVRCAPPANVPTPDERRTCGPWLARELALVAPRVAVVLGGFGWQALLTTLAEQGWTVPRPRPAFAHGAEVTLHHAAQARDLTLLGCYHVSQQNTFTGRLTPAMLDAVLHRAREVIP
- the galE gene encoding UDP-glucose 4-epimerase GalE, which encodes MNVLVTGGAGYIGAHVVDALLRSGRGVVVVDDLSTGRADRVPGLPLVQVDLATPGSPDVLVETMDTWDVTAVVHLAGRKKVGESVARPAWYHEQNVGGTAHVLRAMASAGVPHLVFSSSAAVYGSPAVALVDEDTPTHPISPYGATKLACEDLAARAVTDGVGSFSLRYFNVAGAGSWLLRDDEEANLVTTVLGRLARGEAPQVNGDDYPTPDGTCVRDLVDVRDVADAHVAALRALEGAATPAAEVLNVGTGSGVSVREVVDRLCALDGHGLPVEVLPRRAGDPATVVAAVGRARDRLGWQASYGLDDVLRSAWSAARGEQAGAEQAGAEQAGAEQVSRAR